A genomic stretch from Budorcas taxicolor isolate Tak-1 chromosome 15, Takin1.1, whole genome shotgun sequence includes:
- the LOC128060013 gene encoding olfactory receptor 5A1 codes for MGNTSTGNTSTTRAWNGSSVTMFILLGFADHPQLQALLFVTFLAIHLVTLAWNLALILLIRGDTRLHTPMYFFLGNLSFADVCYSSAVAPKMLSDFFRQRKSISFLGCAVQFFFFVGAGLTECFLLTAMAYDRYAAITSPLLYSAVMSQGLCTRLVVGAYVSGFLSSLVQSSSIFRLRFCGPNLIDHFFCDLPPVLALSCSDTFTSQVVNFLVVAVVGGTSFLILLVSYGHIAATVLKIRSVEGRRKAFHTCASHLMVVTLLFGTALFMYLRPSSSYSFGRDKVVSVFYSLVIPMLNPLIYSSRNKEIKDALCKMLGKKCFPRS; via the coding sequence ATGGGAAACACGTCCACGGGAAACACGTCCACGACTAGGGCCTGGAACGGCTCGTCGGTGACCATGTTCATCCTCCTGGGGTTTGCAGACCATCCACAACTGCAGGCCCTCCTCTTTGTGACCTTCCTGGCCATCCACCTGGTGACCCTGGCCTGGAACCTGGCCCTCATCCTTCTGATCAGAGGCGACACCCGTCTACACACGCCGATGTACTTCTTCCTCGGCAACTTGTCCTTCGCTGACGTCTGCTACTCTTCTGCAGTGGCTCCCAAGATGCTCTCCGACTTCTTCCGGCAGCGGAAGAGCATTTCCTTCCTGGGCTGCGCTGTTCAGTTCTTCTTCTTCGTGGGCGCGGGTCTAACCGAGTGCTTCCTGCTGACGGCGATGGCGTACGATCGCTATGCGGCCATCACCAGCCCCCTGCTCTACTCCGCCGTCATGTCCCAGGGCCTCTGTACACGCTTGGTGGTTGGAGCCTACGTCAGCGGCTTCCTGAGCTCCCTGGTCCAGTCCAGTTCCATATTTCGGCTCCGCTTCTGCGGACCCAACCTCATCGACCATTTCTTCTGTGACCTCCCACCAGTCCTGGCACTTTCTTGCTCCGACACCTTCACCAGTCAAGTGGTGAATTTCCTCGTGGTGGCCGTCGTTGGGGGCACATCGTTCCTCATCCTACTTGTCTCCTACGGTCACATAGCGGCTACCGTCCTGAAGATCCGCTCCGTGGAAGGTCGCAGGAAAGCCTTCCACACGTGCGCCTCGCATCTGATGGTGGTGACTCTCTTGTTTGGGACGgcccttttcatgtacctgcgGCCCAGCTCCAGCTACTCGTTTGGCAGAGACAAGGTGGTATCTGTATTCTACTCACTGGTgatccccatgctgaaccccctcATTTACAGTTCGAGGAACAAAGAGATCAAGGATGCCCTGTGCAAGATGCTGGGGAAGAAGTGTTTTCCTAGGTCATGA
- the LOC128060685 gene encoding olfactory receptor 5AN1-like, translated as MIGGGNITEITEFILLGFSDFPRIIVVLFVVFLVIYILTLTWNLLLLILIRMDSHLHTPMYFFLSNLSFMDICYVTSTAPKMLYDFFQERQTINYVDCVIQNFVFSTMGLSESCLMTAMAYDRYAAICNPLLYSSVMSPALCSRMVLGSYLAGLSASISQLCFMLQLQFCGPNVINHFFCDLPQLLVLSCTDTFSVQLFTALLTMIFGIINVSIIMISYVSIVISIMKITTARGRSKAFNTCASHLTAVTLFYTSGMFVYLSFNTGGSSSFDRFVSVFYTVVIPMLNPLIYSLRNKEIKDALKRLQKKRGCC; from the coding sequence AtgattggaggaggaaatatcaCAGAGATCACTGAATTTATCCTTTTGGGATTCTCAGATTTCCCCAGAATCATAGTAGTGCTCTTTGTCGTATTCCTGGTGATATACATTTTGACCCTGACTTGGAACCTGTTGCTCCTCATCTTAATAAGAATGgactcccacctccacacccccatgtacttctttctcagtAACCTGTCCTTCATGGACATCTGCTACGTGACCTCCACAGCCCCCAAGATGCTCTACGACTTCTTCCAGGAGCGGCAAACTATCAACTATGTGGATTGTGTTATTCAGAACTTCGTGTTCTCCACCATGGGGCTGAGCGAGTCTTGCCTCATGACCGCCATGGCTTATGACCGATACGCCGCCATTTGCAACCCACTCCTCTATTCGTCAGTCATGTCGCCCGCTCTCTGCAGTCGGATGGTGCTGGGATCCTACTTGGCTGGACTCTCTGCTTCTATATCCCAATTGTGTTTCATGCTCCAGCTCCAGTTCTGTGGGCCTAATGTCATcaaccacttcttctgtgacctGCCCCAGCTGTTAGTTCTATCCTGCACTGACACATTCTCTGTACAACTCTTTACCGCTTTATTGACAATGATCTTCGGGATAATAAATGTTTCCATTATCATGATATCCTATGTCTCCATTGTCATCTCCATCATGAAGATCACGACAGCAAGAGGCAGGTCCAAGGCTTTCAACACCTGTGCTTCCCATCTGACAGCAGTCACTCTCTTCTATACCTCAGGTATGTTTGTCTATTTAAGTTTCAACACTGGTGGTTCCTCCAGCTTTGACAGATTTGTATCAGTCTTCTATACGGTGGTGATTCCCATGTTGAATCCTTTGATTTACAGTTtgagaaacaaagaaatcaaagatgcctTGAAGAGGTTGCAAAAGAAGAGAGGGTGTTGCTAA